AGCTCTGTGTTGTGTGGGTGCCACTGAACGTGACGAGCATGCATGTGCCAGATCGGTGGAGTGGAACTTGTTTGATGGGCATGTTCAACACATGGGCATGATGCCAATTTAGACAAGCATGCCCAGGAAAAGAGTCTCAACCTCCATGCTGAGTGTGTGAATGtaagtatgtgtgtatgtaattTTACCAggtttataataaaaaaaaaaaccccaaaacatttaaatggATTAACGTTTGAATTATTGGCTCTGTGGGTGCTATTTTGCACTTCTGTCAGGGCACCATCGATGCTGCATCAAAATAACATATGAGATTGTTACCATAAAGTCATACATGCTTACATCATTGTTATTAATGTTCCTATTGTTGTACAACCTTAAATACATGTGAAGTAAATGCCCAAGCTAAATCATAAATACCCACACATCCAACACAAAATTCTTTCATCAACTAAAGCCCACCGGAGTGCAATGCTGCTATCTGctggacaaaataaataatgcatGCTCAGATCTTCTTCCAGACTTGAATACTGATGCAAACTAGTCAAACTGAACAACACAACCGGATACAGTTAATTTATTTTCGTGTATAAATTTTAATATGTACATTACAGATTATTTGATAAGAATTCTGCAGAAAACTGACTTAAGCCAAGAGATTTTATGGATACAGCTTCACGGCAAGCAACTGCTATAAAATTCAAATGGCATCTTAAAAGAACATCATGAACAAGTTTAAAGCAATtacgaaaagaaaaaaaaaatcgaacataaaactaaatacaactaaaaaaaaatgatacgATACAATAAATGATCTGCCAGGGTTAGGAAGAGTGTTTATTATCTTAAATAGTAGCACCATATTATCCAAAGAGAGTATTTCGTTGATTAGCTTAGCAATGCTTCAGCAGGCCGAAACTGGGAGCTTCGTCTTCACTGTCCTTGTTTTACACAACACTTTGGATTTAATCATTAGCGGTTATAAAATGCTGGTTCTCTCTCCCATAGTGTGCCTTTTGTGCTGTCTCTCGATGCTCTCTTGTCTCTCACCTCATCCTGCCTCTGCCTGAATCTGGTTCTTCCgactggaggtttcttcccagtgaaagggagtttttccttcccactgttgccaactgcttgctcataggaaTCATCttattttggggttttctttcaAACATTAAAGACTGTTTATCCTAAAAATACAAACcatcttgaggtgactgttgtcgTGAATTAATGCTAAATAAATATAACTGGAATGAAATGAACTGAACCGGTTAAGAACGGAGGTGAATATGCTGCATGAGGGATCACAAAGCCTGGAAAAAACTGGGTTAaactaaataatttttttattccacGAATTTCCagatatttaaattaatttaatttactttCATTTATTGTATAGTTTTATAAATTTTGTAAGGGATTAATAACTTATCATTTTGCTGACTGCATGGGTTTaggaacagaaaataaaatgccCTTTAAAACCAAAACGCTGCAAATAGCCTATGTTCGTGGCTGGTAACATTTATCATGCCCAaaactaatatatataatatattggtACATGCAATCAAATGTACTGGGCCACCCAcacattacacctacaggccatgCATGAAGCTCCCATCACacagtttctgtgctgatgttaatgcagtGGAGGTTTAGAATTTCTTCAGTAAACCTGGCTATTTTTATACGCTCTGCCCTCAGCACCAACTCTATGGTCTGCCACTTTGTGACTGAGAAGCTTCCACTTTGCAGTAATATCACTCACAGTTGATTGTGGAATATCTAAGAGGGTTAGAAATTTTGTAAAGGCACTTTCCTGTTATAGCAGTGAGCTTTTCAAaacgacccattctttcacaaatatttATAAAGGCAAACTGCATGGCTCAGGGCCTGACTCTATAGGAAACGCCTGTGGCACTGGGACTGATAACACCGAAATCCAAAGATGAACAGGTGTAGATCGATACTTTTGAACATTAATGTATGTCATACTAATGTAAATCTTggaagtaaataaataactattACCGTcgtgaattttttaaaaattcgtTCATTTCCTTCGGATATTCGGCACATCAGCAACTGCTCGATCCACACTATACCTACAGTTGAGCGTGCTAATCGTAACAATAATAAGGATTAGGATGATAAGGATGGTCAATTTTGACACATTGCTCCTTTAAATGTGAGACCACCTGCTCCTCTGGCGTCAGCATCATCCGCAGGCGGCACGGTGGGGATCGATACGGCAGTGAAATGTTCAAAGTGGGATATTTTTGGAAGACCTCAGCAGGCTCCGGAGGAGAGACACCGTCACCGAGCTGACTGGCTCGACGAGAGACGAGTACACAACCCGGTAATAGTCAAGGTAAGTCCCGTCAGCACCTGCAGATGTTCATTTATGGTTCATTGTGTAGTGCAGTGCGCAGAGAAAAACAGGGCGTTGTGTCTTGGCGTGTAATATATGCAAAATTTAGCCTGTTGCGACGGGCCAGTGTGTGAAAGCTGTTACATGTTAAGGCAAGAACAGGCTGTACAGGGTCGGTGCAGGAGCcatgacaagaaaaaaaagaaagaaatgaagaaagagAGAATCAGCACATGGAGATGATGGCATGGTGTAAACCAGTAAATATCAGCTATGATCAGAGCAGCCGTAAATCATATGTGCATCATAAGAGTTTTTAGAGTATTTAGATGCCTTAAGATTAGGCCACCCTGCAGATCTGCAGCTAGCAGTCAGCATAATTAAGATCACTGGTATGCAGTACAAGTGAAGGATTGAAATTGTTATTGTCTTAGTAAACAGGCTGATTTGTTTTCCACATGTGACTTTCTTCACTGCTGACACCAAACAGCTGTGATCTGGTTTTAAGACAGAGGCGAGCGGTCAGGGAGTCTTCTTCTCTGACTGTGAGGTTGCgtcttgggaaaaaaaaagtctttcggCGAATCATGTGATCCAGAAAATATTTTGTCATAGACTCTTGTACAAGAGATGAGAGTAAGGGCTGCTTGTTGCCATGGAGCCGCTGACCTTGTTGCCGTGGCAACAGCCGGCAACACTATGCCATGACTTGTGTGTTTGTCACTAAAAAAGCATATTTTCACTTTTCCTGTCTAGATGGGCCCATGATCTGAAATCACGTGGCTCCTCTTTTATTTTAGGTTATTTTATCAACTATGcagcatatttacaattttgATGTGTTACAGGGACTCGAGACACAACTGAAGCCACACAGCTTTTTTCATCAAAGATATCCTGAGAGGTAAATACTCGAATAAATGTTAGCTTGGTTACATTTTGCTGATTGGATGCTGAAATCAGAGTAGGTAAGTAAGGCAATATAGCATGGGGTAGTGGACCCTTAGGCCCAGGTGCTAGATACCTGTCCAGACTGGAGGGCTGCATGGGGGACGTGAATGCCATAGTGACCTCAAAACAGCCTTAACTCTAAATCTCTACACTCTGGTCCCTCGATCGGCAGCAGGAAGTAAAAACTGCGGCCCTCTTGAAGAAGGTTCTGTTTCATCACAAATGTGTCACCATCTGTAGCATTAACCAAGAGCGAAATTCTGCTAAGCTGACAGTTGACTACACCCTGGGtgatgtgtaaatgtgtgtatttCTATTCATGTGTGAAGCAGCTTGGCTGTTAATCATCAACCTCAGTGAGGCCGGTGAACGACACATCTCTGTCCCGTGTGGCTGTAACTCTTAGTGTGGTGTGTTTCTGGGTTGATCACATTTAGTGGACGTCATTCCTCCTCTCACTATTTCATGTTTACAGTTCTCACTGACTAATAGATCAGTTATTAgactccttttttttctattgtttttgGGCACATTTATCACAGCTTCTAAAGAGACCATCCATTAAAATCTCTGATTCATCCTACTAATGTGtttgactgtttttctttcagtcaaATGCCTTATGtgaatgtttttttgtctttttttaatcacaggtAGTCCCATGGAATCTCAACTGCTGGAGGACAGCTTTACCTCTGAACCACAGGCATAGCCAGAAATGTTCACCTTTTCTGGTCTCATATCCCTGAATAATCGCTGCTATGGCTTTTTGTAATGAAAGCTTCATGGAGGAGTGTAACTGCATGGACCCGAACAGCGTAGAGGAAATGTCAGAAAGCCTCCCATCAGAAGCTACGACTCCTCTCATATCAGTCACTCTCCGTGTGACCCTGGCAGCCATAATGATCTTTATGATTACTATCGGTTTCCTCGGCAATGCGATCGTGTGTCTGATTGTTTACCAGAAACCTGCCATGCGTTCTGCTATCAATCTCCTGCTTGCCACTCTGGCCTTTTCAGACATCATGCTCTCTCTGCTCTGCATGCCCTTCACTGCAGTCACCGTGGCCACTGCAGACTGGAGCTTTGGGAGCGGTTTCTGCCGCGCCTCCATCATGCTGTACTGGCTGTTCGTCCTGGAGGGGGTGTCCATCCTCCTCATTATCAGTGTGGACCGTTTCCTGATCATTGTGCAGCGGCAGGACAAACTGACCCCGCACAGAGCTAAACTGTTGATCGCAGGTTCTTGGGTGCTGAGCCTGTGTGTGTCCCTGCCGTCAGTGGTTGGGTGGAGGGCGGGCGCGGCAGGTATCGGGGGCGCCTGGGCACCGCAGTGCGTGCTGGGATACAGCGAGTCCCTGGCAGACCGTGGATACACAGTCCTGTTGGCTGTAGCGGTTTTCTTTGTGCCATTTACTGTCATGCTGTACTCTTACATGTGCATCCTCAACACAGTGCGCCGCAACACCCTGCGCATCCACAACCACACCACCGAGCATTCCTGTCTGCCAGCCCTAAACCAAGTCAGCAAAATGAGACTTACCGGGCTGCAGCGGCCGCCTCAGGTCAAGGTGGACATGAGCTTCAAAACCCGAGCCTTCACCACCATCCTCATCCTCTTTGTTGGTTTCTCAGTGTGCTGGCTCCCTCACACCATCGTCAGCCTGCTGGCCGTGTTCAGCCGGCAGTTCTACTACAGCTCAGTCTTCTACCCCATCAGCATAGGCGCTCTGTGGCTCAGCTACCTGAAGACGGTCTTCAACCCCGTCATCTACTGCTGGAGGATCAGGAAGTTCAGGGAGGCCTGTCAGGAGTTCATTCCGAAAAGCTGCAGACTGTGTCCCAGAGTGCCGGGCAGGAGCCACAGAAGAGTGAGGCCCAGCAATATCTATGTTTGCAGTGAGACGCAGTCAgctgtgtgacacagagaggaaaCCCAATGCAGTCtaatgtttttaactttttgatAAGCAATGGGATGTTACTGAAGTTCCCTTTAAAGTAATAAAGTTCTtgtgaacaaaaaaatgttaccACGAGAACAAATTGGTTTTAACTTTATTGAAACTGGAGCATTTACAGTCCCATGACTCCCTCCTTTTGGGGAAGGTCATGTGAAAATCACAATTGCTGACAACTGAACTGATCTGGTGGTGACAATCATTTGTCTgctgttttaataaataaagtcaaagtgTTCACTCAGCTTCATGGTCACGCAAGCTTCTGAAACATACTGACattcaaaaaaacatttttatatcttccatttttgctttatttttctgtttcctgtgctGTCCCTGAGCtgtcattttgttgtttcattaGTCTGAAGCTGTACCGTTGATAATAATTATGTTGTCAGTTATGTGCTAAgattcagaaaaacaaaaacaaattacagtATTGATGTTTGGTGATGTTCTCAGATGAAAGTCAGACCACTGTTAAAAAGTGTT
This is a stretch of genomic DNA from Pelmatolapia mariae isolate MD_Pm_ZW linkage group LG16_19, Pm_UMD_F_2, whole genome shotgun sequence. It encodes these proteins:
- the gpr45 gene encoding high-affinity lysophosphatidic acid receptor; the protein is MAFCNESFMEECNCMDPNSVEEMSESLPSEATTPLISVTLRVTLAAIMIFMITIGFLGNAIVCLIVYQKPAMRSAINLLLATLAFSDIMLSLLCMPFTAVTVATADWSFGSGFCRASIMLYWLFVLEGVSILLIISVDRFLIIVQRQDKLTPHRAKLLIAGSWVLSLCVSLPSVVGWRAGAAGIGGAWAPQCVLGYSESLADRGYTVLLAVAVFFVPFTVMLYSYMCILNTVRRNTLRIHNHTTEHSCLPALNQVSKMRLTGLQRPPQVKVDMSFKTRAFTTILILFVGFSVCWLPHTIVSLLAVFSRQFYYSSVFYPISIGALWLSYLKTVFNPVIYCWRIRKFREACQEFIPKSCRLCPRVPGRSHRRVRPSNIYVCSETQSAV